ACCTTTTCCCCTAACTCATCCGATAACAATTTCCATAATTTGGGCCCGACATCCTGCTTGAGATACTCAGGAGTACAGCGATACTCTAAAGCAATTTCATGATATTTCTGACAATACCAAGTTCCCTGAATGACCGCTCGTTGTGCATCATTCAGGTGTTTTCCGGTTTTTTCAAAAACCAATGTATCGGTAATTGTCAGAGCCTCTTCAAAGTTCATCATGATCACAGATGCAACCAAGTTCATTACTAAGAGTGTATCCTGAACTTTTCTATCATAAGGTTAATTTTGAGTTCTTTGAGGAGATGGGGAGATAAAGCGATATTTCGTCAGGTTTATTCTGCTGTAACCGAAGGGTGAATGATTAAGGGTGATGTCGTCTCAAAAACAATTCCTGAAAAATCGACTGAAGGTTTAAACAGATAGGGATGGAATAATTTGTAACCCTTGAATAAGATTAAAGTCAGCCTTCAATGAAAGCTGACTTCGGGGAGTTAAATTGAGATTGTGGGCGTTGAAATCGTTTTGTTAAACGTCTTGACATAAACAAAATTTTTTCATATTGGATTAAGACACTTTTCTAAAATGGTTTAACCCCTGAAGAATTAAGCCACCAAAGAAGCCGAAAGATTAACGGTTTCCGTTCGTGAAGATTCGCAAAGATCCGGATGGGGATACAGTGTCGGTTTCGTTTCCATGATGCTGCCAAATCGCTCTAACCAATCAAAAATTCGATCAAGTTGTTCGAGTGTAATTAACCCATACTGCCACAGGATCATTGGTAACTGACCTGAATCCTGTTCTGGGTGGCGGAGTGCCATTGCAATTGAAGAAGCCGGGATCGCTAACTCCCACCGTAAAAATTGAATCAGTTGTGCTTGTTTAGGGGAAATCATAATTGAGGTTCCTACAAAAAAGAGGGGGTAAAAGTTAGACAACAGTAGAAATAAGATTCTACGATATTAATTCTATAGGGAATTGAGGGAAGTACAGTGATAGATATCGGGTTACTTCTGTGATTTAATCAACTGAATTGTGTGATCATCATCACAGGGGAAGGGATAACTTGACTGAGTTTCTACGAAATTTTGTTTTTAGAGTTCCCTAGAGACAATGTTGTTACGGTTTGGGTCAACATTGTTTTTTTATGATACCTTGTTCTTGAACTTTGAGTATCCTAGCTTAAAATTATTTGACAAAACTCTATTCATTAAAATTTTATTAAAAATTCATTAGAAAATTTCCCCTAAGATTACTATTTGAGATTGAGTTATGAGTCGTGATCGAGTCCAGGTGATCGGGTCGTCGAATTTTATCTATGAACCGCCCCAATCCGCACTAACGGCAAAACGGATTTTAGTGAAACCCAATTTAGGCTATCCTGTCCCGCCTCCTGTTACGGTCAGTCTGAAGGTATTAGCAACGGTACTGACCACTCTGCGACAGAAAAATCCCCAAGCTGAAATTTTCATTGTAGAAGGGGTTTGTTCTCCCGTGTCCCTGAGTGAAATTATTCGTCGTCTTGGGATTGATCAAATTTTAGGAGAAGGGATAGAAGTTTTTGATGCGGATACCTTACCTCTGACCGAATATCCGAATTTTTCCCCTCAACCGGTGCGGTTTAAATCCATGTTTGCTCCCAGACTATTAATGGAAGTAGACTGTCGGATTAGTGTGGCGGCTTTTAAACGAACAACTCTCAAAGGAGAACCCTTAATTTCTGCCTCTTTAAAAAATTTATATGGTTTGTTTCCTCGAAAACATTATCATGCTAGAAGTCTCTCCTCACGGGGACAATTACATCGTCCTTCTGTGCCGTTGATCTTACAGGATGTCTATTTCTGTATTGGACATTTATTTGATGGGGCTGTTGTGGATGGCGATCGCCAATTTATTAGTTTGGATTGGAAACCGGATCGAGGAAAATCAATTTCATTAGAAAAAGTTTTTTGGGGAGAAGATTTAATTGGTGTTGATCGAGAAGCCTGTCGGGTTGCGGGAGAAATGATTCCTAGTTATTTAGAACGGATTGATCAACTTCGCCAAATCACCCTGACTCAGAACGAAGAATAGGGAGTTTAATCATAAATTGTGTTCCTTCTCCAATTTTGGAGTCACATTTGAGTTGACCTTGATGCTGTTCAACAATAATTTTATAACTAATAGATAATCCTAACCCAGTGCCTTTACCAACAGGTTTTGTCGTAAAGAAGGGATCAAAAATTCGCCCTTTAATATCTGGAGGAATCCCTAAACCATTATCCCGAATTTCAATAGCAATCCATTCTTTATCCATCACCGTTGTCTGAATTATAATTTGAGGTTGTTTGATCACACAGGTTGGATTTTGATGTTCCCAGCATTCTTGTAAAGCATCAATAGCATTCGCAAGTAAATTCATATAAACTTGATTGAGTTGACCAGGATAGCAATTAATTAAAGGTAAGTCACCATAGTTTTTAATGACTTGAATTTCAGGGCAATAGGGGAGAGATTTAAGACGAGTTTGTAAAATTTGTAAGGTACTGTCAATTCCCTCATGAATATTAATTCTTTTTTGTTCAGATTCATCTAAACGGGAAAAGTTTTTGAGAGATAAAACAATTTCTTTAATTCGGTTAGCACCATCTTTCATCGATTGATAAACCTGGGGTAGATCAGTTTTAATAAATTCCAAATCAATTTCAGCAATAATTGCTTCAATTTCTTCCTGGGGTTCGGGATAATTTTTTTGGTAAACTTCCACTAATTGAATTAAATGTTTACCATAATCAGATGCAAAATCTAGGTTGCCATAAATAAAACTCACAGGATTATTAATTTCATGGGCAACCCCTGCTACTAAATGCCCTAAACTGACCATTTTTTCATTTTGAATCAGTTGAGATTGAGTTTGTTTTAATTCTTTTAAAGCATGAATCAGTCGTTGATTTTTATCTTCTAGTTCTTGAGTCCGTTCCGTTACTTTTAATTCTAAATTTCGATTATAATCTTCTAACTGATGATAATAAATTTGTAATTGAATCGTCATTTGATTAAAGGTTCGGGCGAGTAACCCAATTTCATTCTCACTTAAAATGGGGACTGTTTGCTGAAAATTTCCTTGACTAATAACACGGGCTGTTTTTACAATCGCTAAAATGGGTTGCACAATTTGGCGACCTAAAAAGAACATTGCGATCGCCATAACTCCTGATAAAATTAATCCAATCAATAAAATAGAACTGGCTAACTTACGGGCAGGAGTAAAAGCTTCCGTTTGAGAGCGTTCTACAATTAAAGCTAAATCTTTATTAGATAAAGAATAATAAACCCCGATCACAGGAACCCCTCGATAATTTCGATATAATCCTTCCCCACTTTTTCCCTGCATAGCTTGTTCAATTCCATCACTATTAATTCCATCAGGAAATTCATCTGATCCTAGCTTTTGAGACGCAATCAGAACATAACGATTAGATAAACCACTTCCCATATTTCCAACTAAATAAGTTTCTCCGGTTTTATCTAAATCAGTGCGTTGACGAATCACCTGATCAACTCGTTCTAAGTTTAAATGGGCTGCTAAAAGTCCTAAGCGTTTACCGTCTTGATCTAAAATTTGATCCGCTAACGTAATTTGGGGATAACCTGTAATGGGTGAACGATAAAAATTAGAAACAAAAGAGTTTTGATTATCCGATTGAATATCACTGTATTGCACTAAGGGTTGATATTTGCCGATTTGAGATGGGTCAGTTGAAACTAAAACTCGACCGCCACGAGACAAAATAAAAATTTCTTTTAACCCCGATTTTTCTCTCGTAAATGAACTTAAAGAAGCTTGTAATGACCTTTGAATATTTTTATAATCCTCACTAGATTTATCCAGGGTAAATAGTGTTTTTGCAGGAGTCCGAAGTTCAGGCATTTGAGCTATAGCTAAAACCACTTGACTTTGATCAAAGACCCAATGGTTGAGTTCTTCCCGTTTTAAGGAAGCTGCCATATTTAGTTCATTAAAAATTGAGTTTTTTAAGGATTCTTTAGCTTGATAAAAAGCCATATATCCAACGAGAGAAACAATGACTAACGATAAAATCAGAAAAGAACTCACAAGCTGGAATAATAAGCTTTTTTTCCAAAGATTCATAGGAAAAATTAGAATAGATGAAAGGGGATAAAATGTTACGATAAATCGGGAAGTAATCACTTCTGTTGCCACTGATCAAAAATTTCTTTGATCCGTTGAATTGCCTGATCGGTTGCCTGTTCTGGAGAGACCCCTTGAGTTAATACGGCTTTAATCGCTTGACCCCAAATATTTTCCGTTTGAACCTGAGCATAAGCGGGGTTGATAACATGATATAAAGGTTGAGTTTTATTGGATTGAAATTGTTGAGATGCCACTTTTAAATGAGGATCATTAGGATTTTGCCAAAAAGGATCATTCCAAAGTTGCCTCATAACCGGGAAATACCTTCCCCCAGTGCCTTGAACATAAGCACTAAGATTTTTAGGTTCAATGAGATAGGTCAGAAATTGTTGTGCTAGTTTTGGATTCTGAGCTTCCGAAAAAACCACCGCTTCTTTAACAGAAACTAAATGTTTCATCCGTTGACCCTTGGGGGTATTAGGAAAGAGTGCTGTCACCAGTTGATGTTGATAAATGTCTTGATCTTCCCGTTGGGAACCCGGAATGGATAAACTCGGATTGAGGGTCATAATGGTACTACGGTTCAAGAAATTAGTATTATTATCCGCATTCAACCAATTAATCGCAGCCGGGGGAACATTTCCCTGAAGATAAAAATTAGTATATTCATTCAAGGTATCTATAATTCCTTGACGAACAGTGGGTTGATCTAATTGTAAATTTCCCTGCTCATCGAAAAGTTGAACATCATGGGCAATTAAAAATTGTTCAAAAATTAAATAAGTATCTGAAGATTCAACGGACATCGGTAAACCTAAACCATAAATTTCCGTTTGTCCCGACGTTTTTAAATTAGCTTGAGCTTGTTGCCAAATCTGCCAAAATTCTGACCAATTTTGAGGTAAATTTTGAGGATCAATTCCCCCTTCTTGAAGTAATGCTCGCCAGTAGTGAATATGAAGCGTTTGCTCCATTAAGGGAATGGCATAATAAGACCGTTTTTGAGTAGCTTTATTCTTCAGATAAACTGATGCGATAGCACTGGGTTCATATAAGCTTTGAATCGGTTCCATCACCCCAGAAACATCCGCTAATTTTCCCTCCCAAGCCCATTGAGGAATTAAGGTAAAATCAGCCCGTTCGGAAAATAAAATATCTGGAGGATTTCCGACTTTTAAGGCTGTAATCGCTTCTTTTAAGGTATCATCTTCACTAAAAAAAGACAGCTTAACTTGATTCCCCGTTACTTGTTTCCAGTTCTCGACCACTTTTTCAATTGCTTCATCTTGTTCTGGATAATATCCTCGATTCCACCAGATGGTTAATTCTGATTTTTGTTGAATATTCTCAGGCTTTTTAGGGGATTGACTTGTACAAGTGATTAAAACGAAACTGACCATTAACAAGGCTATAAATCTTGCAAAGTGACGGGAAAATAAGTTTATTCTCATGGTTAGAACCATTTGGAAAATGTGGAGAAATTTAGGGTTTAGAATCAGGCAACTTGAAAAAGCTATCTTTTATTA
The Planktothrix tepida PCC 9214 genome window above contains:
- a CDS encoding DUF2949 domain-containing protein; this translates as MISPKQAQLIQFLRWELAIPASSIAMALRHPEQDSGQLPMILWQYGLITLEQLDRIFDWLERFGSIMETKPTLYPHPDLCESSRTETVNLSASLVA
- a CDS encoding ABC transporter substrate-binding protein, with amino-acid sequence MRINLFSRHFARFIALLMVSFVLITCTSQSPKKPENIQQKSELTIWWNRGYYPEQDEAIEKVVENWKQVTGNQVKLSFFSEDDTLKEAITALKVGNPPDILFSERADFTLIPQWAWEGKLADVSGVMEPIQSLYEPSAIASVYLKNKATQKRSYYAIPLMEQTLHIHYWRALLQEGGIDPQNLPQNWSEFWQIWQQAQANLKTSGQTEIYGLGLPMSVESSDTYLIFEQFLIAHDVQLFDEQGNLQLDQPTVRQGIIDTLNEYTNFYLQGNVPPAAINWLNADNNTNFLNRSTIMTLNPSLSIPGSQREDQDIYQHQLVTALFPNTPKGQRMKHLVSVKEAVVFSEAQNPKLAQQFLTYLIEPKNLSAYVQGTGGRYFPVMRQLWNDPFWQNPNDPHLKVASQQFQSNKTQPLYHVINPAYAQVQTENIWGQAIKAVLTQGVSPEQATDQAIQRIKEIFDQWQQK
- a CDS encoding DUF362 domain-containing protein; translated protein: MSRDRVQVIGSSNFIYEPPQSALTAKRILVKPNLGYPVPPPVTVSLKVLATVLTTLRQKNPQAEIFIVEGVCSPVSLSEIIRRLGIDQILGEGIEVFDADTLPLTEYPNFSPQPVRFKSMFAPRLLMEVDCRISVAAFKRTTLKGEPLISASLKNLYGLFPRKHYHARSLSSRGQLHRPSVPLILQDVYFCIGHLFDGAVVDGDRQFISLDWKPDRGKSISLEKVFWGEDLIGVDREACRVAGEMIPSYLERIDQLRQITLTQNEE
- a CDS encoding HAMP domain-containing sensor histidine kinase — encoded protein: MNLWKKSLLFQLVSSFLILSLVIVSLVGYMAFYQAKESLKNSIFNELNMAASLKREELNHWVFDQSQVVLAIAQMPELRTPAKTLFTLDKSSEDYKNIQRSLQASLSSFTREKSGLKEIFILSRGGRVLVSTDPSQIGKYQPLVQYSDIQSDNQNSFVSNFYRSPITGYPQITLADQILDQDGKRLGLLAAHLNLERVDQVIRQRTDLDKTGETYLVGNMGSGLSNRYVLIASQKLGSDEFPDGINSDGIEQAMQGKSGEGLYRNYRGVPVIGVYYSLSNKDLALIVERSQTEAFTPARKLASSILLIGLILSGVMAIAMFFLGRQIVQPILAIVKTARVISQGNFQQTVPILSENEIGLLARTFNQMTIQLQIYYHQLEDYNRNLELKVTERTQELEDKNQRLIHALKELKQTQSQLIQNEKMVSLGHLVAGVAHEINNPVSFIYGNLDFASDYGKHLIQLVEVYQKNYPEPQEEIEAIIAEIDLEFIKTDLPQVYQSMKDGANRIKEIVLSLKNFSRLDESEQKRINIHEGIDSTLQILQTRLKSLPYCPEIQVIKNYGDLPLINCYPGQLNQVYMNLLANAIDALQECWEHQNPTCVIKQPQIIIQTTVMDKEWIAIEIRDNGLGIPPDIKGRIFDPFFTTKPVGKGTGLGLSISYKIIVEQHQGQLKCDSKIGEGTQFMIKLPILRSESG